The genomic interval GCGGCGACCCATCTAGCGGACACCGAGCTTGCGAATCAGCAGCCAGTCGGTTGCTCGATCGGGCCACGTTCCGATGTCGGAACCTTGGACCGAGCGCATTCCGTACCCGTGTCCGCCGTTCTGATAGATGTGCAATTCTGCCGAGACGCCCGACTTCTTTAATCCGGCGTAAATCAAAACGCTGCCGATCGACGTCGAGCGATCGTCATGCGTGTGTACGATGAAAGCCGGCTTGCACTCGGACGTCAGCACGATCCCCGGCTTCAATTCGCCGCTGTCATCGGTGACTTGCCAAGGATAGACGAGTAAAGAGAAATCAGGCTTCCAAGACTTCTGATCCACCTCATCGATCGCGTCGTAAGCAGACTTAGTCGCCGTGTGCAGGTAAGCACCGACTTGTCCACCTGCGGAAAACGCGAGCACGCCGACCCTTGTCGGATCGATGTTCCACTGGTTGGCATTGGCTCGCACGAGACTGATCGCACGCTGGGCATCTTGCAACGGACGCAGATAGGCGGGTTCGCCAGCCGGAGTAGATTCGTTGGTTCGATAGTTGAGCACAAACGCTGCGATACCCAGTTGGTTCAACCAGATCGCCGCTTCGCTTCCCTCCTTGTCCGGCACGACTTTGCCGAATCCGCCGCCGGGCAAGATCACCACTGCGGTACCACACGGATTGTCCGGCAAAAAAACATCCATCGTGGGTCGGCGAATGTTGACCAAACGCGTGATCGGGGGATCTTCCTCGGGTCGCGGCGGCGATTTGACACCGGTTTCTCGCGAAGTTTCCATCGGTGCCAAATCAGGCCAAACGTCAATCGTTTTCGGCTCGACGGCATGGACGGTGGAAGTGAACACCAATGCTGCAAACAGTAGGCAAGTGTCACGCAAAGAAATCATTTCGGCACCGTGTCGATGGATGGGATATCAGAGTCAAGTCACTCAAAAGCGGGCAACTCAAGACCGGGCGACTAAAAACGATGGGGAGAGTTCTCTCAGGTCGCCAATCAACCATTCTAGTCGATAGGTTGTCAATGTTGAGCGTTGCTGGACAAGGCAGCGATCCTTGTCGGGCAAGAATTGCAGTATTTTGGCGATCAAGGCATTCTTGTCGCGATGCGCCCTTTACAATAGGCCGCTTCCGACTTGCAGCAAGTTCCAGCAAGCCGTCATCGATCCACATTTCACCATGGAGTCCTCCCACATGTCCGCCTCCCTTCTCCGACTGTTCACTGTCTCGTTCCTGCTCTTGGCTGGCTCTGTTGCCGGGGCTGCCGATGGCAAATGGGAATCACTTTTCGATGGCAAGACCCTCAAGGGATGGGATAAAGTTGGAAGTGAAGACAGTGAATGGAGCGTCAAGGAAGGGTTGCTGACTGGTTCAGGCCAAGCATCGATGCTGGTCTACTCAACTCGCCCCTACAAGAATTTTCGTTATCGCGCCGAAATCAAGATCAATGACGGCGGCAACTCAGGGATGTACTTTCGCACAACACCCAAACCAGGGTTCACGGACGGTTACGAAGCCCAAATCGATAGTACGCACAGCGACCCGATTCGAACCGGCTCCATCTACGGCATGTGTCACGTCTACCAGCAGCACGTCAAGCCCGACACGTGGTTCCATTACGAAATCGAAGTTCGTGATGACGTTTGGCGTGGACGTGAAATGACACGTATCAAAGTGACCATCGATGGCAACGAACTGTACGAATACCTGGACTTCGACAAGACCTTCAAAGAAGGTCACTTCGCATTTCAGCAACACGACCCAGGCAGCATCGTTCACATCCGCAAAGTCGAAGTGATGGAACTGCCATAAAGCCCACCCCTAATGGGATTCGCCAGGATTCCCACCCAACCGCTTGGCGACCACTCACCATCCCTTCACCGGCTCACGACGCTCCCCAACAAGAACGATGAAAACTCAACTCTTTGCCAATCCACTCGTCGCGTTCATTTGCGTGGCATGCGTATTCTGCAGCACCGCGTCCGCTCAATCCCTACCGCTGGTGCATCCGCTGTTCACCGACCACATGGTCTTACAACGCGACATTGAAACGCCAGTCTGGGGATGGACCACACCAGGCGAAAAGATCTCTGTGGAGTGCGCCGGCCATTCGGCGAACGCGACGGCCGATGCTGACGGTCGTTGGATGGCCAAGCTCGCCGCGTTGCCTGCGGGTGGGCCTCACGAATTGACCGTGACCGGACCGTCATCGATCACGATCAGCGACGTTCTTGTCGGCGACGTCTGGATCTGCTCGGGTCAGTCCAACATGGAGTGGTCGGTCCAGATTTCCAACAATGCCGCAGCAGAGATCGCGGCGGCCGACCATCCCAAGTTGCGGCTGTTCACCGTTCCCAAACGCGTTTCGACCGAGCCTCAGCAGACGGTCAACGCTCAATGGCAACTCTGCACGCCGCAAACCGTCCCCCAGTTCAGCGCCGTGGGCTACTACTTTGGTCGTGACCTGCAACGCGAATTGAACGTGCCGATCGGCTTGATCCATACGTCGTGGGGCGGAACGATCGCCGAAGCGTGGACGAGTGCGGAGTCCCTCAACACGATGGAAGACTTCCGCCCGGCTGTTTCCGCATTCCAGCAGATGGCCGAGGCACAGAAAAACGGCACCAATTCACTCGATGCGGCGATGGCCAAATGGTGGAACGACAACGATCCGGGTTCCAAACAGTCCTGGTCCCGGCCAGACGCCGCAACGGATGCCTGGAAAGAAATGACCGTGCCTGGTAACTGGGAAGACCGTGGCTTGGGGCAATTTGATGGCATCGTGTGGTTTCAAAAAGAGTTTGAGTTGTCAGAGGCGGCCGCTGCCAAGGATGCCGTATTACATCTCGGTCCCATCGACGACCGCGACACCACGTGGGTCAACGGAAAGCAAGTCGGCAGCATGAACGAATGGCTTCCGTCACGTGATTACAAACTTCCTGCCGGCACACTCAAGGCCGGACGAAACGTGATCGCGATCCGAGTGCTCGATACCGGGGGCGGCGGCGGTCTGCACGGTCAACCAGATCAATTGCGAGTGGAGATTCCCGGCGGCGAATCCGTCGCACTGGCCGGTCAATGGAAATACTCCGTCAGCACACCACTGGAAAAGACTTCGCCAGTGCCACAGCAACTCAACAGCAATCCCAACGTGGTCACCGTGCTGTACAACGGCATGCTCGCGCCGTTGGTTCCCTACGCCATCAAAGGTGCGATCTGGTACCAGGGCGAATCCAATGCCGGTCGCGCGAGGCAATACCGCACATTGTTGCCAACCATGATCCACGATTGGAGGCAACAATTCGGTGTCGGCGATTTTCCTTTTCTCGTCGTCCAGCTCGCCAACTTCATGAAGGTCCAAGAGCAGCCGGTCGAAGGCGGTTGGGCGGATTTGCGTGAAGCACAATCGCTGACCGCACGAAACGACGAGAACGTCGGACTGGCCTTGGCGATCGACATCGGCGAAGCCAACGACATTCACCCACGTAACAAGCAGGAGGTCGGTCGCCGGCTTGCCCTGTCCGCTCTCGGAATCGCCTACGACAAAGAAGTCGTCTACAGCGGACCCGAATACGCGTCGGCCGATTTCCGAGACGGAAAAGCCATTGTGAAGTTCAACCACGTCGGTGGCGGCCTGAAGGCCAAAGGCGACAAGCTGATCGGCTTTGCCATCGCCGGTGAGGACAAAAAGTTTGTCTGGGGCGATGCAGTTGTCCAGGGCGACACGGTCGTCGTATCATCACCAGCAGTCCCCCAACCCACGGCGGTTCGCTACGGTTGGGCCAACAATCCGACGTGCAACTTGTACAACGCCGCTGACTTGCCCGCGTCACCCTTCCGTACCGACGAAGACTGATCGATTGTGGTGACCTGCACGTGGGATAGGCTGGATGGCTTATCCCACTGCGAATCATCCCGTTGCGTTAGGGTTTGTCATTTCCGATTCGGAAAAGATCAGTCTCTCCGCGCAAGTAGATCTGGCCATTTGAGATCGCCGGTGATGCAAAGGCTCTCTGGCCGAGCGGGTTCTCGGAAACGACATCAAACGCGTCACCAGAACGCACGATCGTCATCACGCCTTCGTCACTGAGAAAATACACCAGTGATCCGGTGGTGACCAACGACGCGCTAAAGTGAGGGCTCATCCTTTCTCGCCAAACCTGCTCGCCGGTTTCCGTGTTGAAACAGTGAGCGATCCCACGATCGTCGGCGACATACAGATGATTGCCGGCCACGACCGGTGACGGGACATAGGACTTGGCCTCCGTGCTGTGCCATGCCACATGAGTATCGGTCACGTCGCCACTGCCGTCTTTGCGAATTCCCATCACGTGATGTGTGGGAAAGCCGGCCGACATGTAGTACTTGTCCGCATCATCGACCATCGAGGCCACAAACTGCTCCGTAGGCCCCTCGACGGTCCACCAAGTCGATCCGTCGCGTGGGTTCAAGCTGGTGATCTGCTTGCTGCCGGAAAAGACGATGTGTGGTTGCCCGTTCACTTCACGCAACAGTGGCGTGACATAGCTGCGAGTCTTGTGACGACGCGGCGTTTTCCAGACCGTCTGCCCGGTGTTCCGATCCAACGCGACCACGTAGGAGTCGCCGTCATGATCGCCGTTGACGATCACAAGCGATTCGAACAGCAGAGGACTGCTACAGTAGCCGTGAACGCTTGAAAACTGCCCCGGACGAACGAGCCATTCTTGATTTCCGTCAAAATCGTATGCCGCAACGACCATGTTGCCCGAAGCGGTTTCCGCGTCTGAGTCGGCGGCGTCTTGGTTCGTGTTTTCCAGAAAAGTCACATAGACCAGCGAACCATCGGTGGCCGGCGTCCCCGAGGCAAAACTGTTCAGCTTGTGTTTCTTTTCCAGGGGTGCGTCGATGACGGTCTTCTGCCAACGCAAATCTCCTGATTCGGTGTCAAAGCAGAGCAGTTCTCGTTTTTGATCGTCAAGCAAGCAGGTGGTGACGAAAACATTTTGACCGTGAACGATCGGCGAAGAATGGCCGACGCCAGGCACGGGAACTTTCCAAACAACACCTTCGCCCGTTTCCCCGTTCCATTTTGTCGCTGCGCTCGCTTCCATGCTGGTCCCATCGCCACGCGGTCCCCGCCAAGCCGGCCAATCCTCGCCCCAAGCCGGCGACAGGGTCAAACAAAGCACGGACAACAGCAATGCAGAGGGCAATCTCATGGCGGAACAGATACTGAGGGGAGTGGTGGGACTGTCAGCGCGAAGCACTACGTCGTCAGGGAATTGTTGCATTCTCGCCGTAATGGGATTCGCCAAAATTCGTTGTGCTTAGGGTCGGTTGGTGTAGCCGGAAAGTTGCGCGCGAGCGGCTGAAGCCTGGACTCCAACTGCAAAACGTAATGGGATTCGCCAGAATCCCCTTCTTTCCAAGCCTACTCAGGAATTCTGGCGAATCCCACTACGAAAAGGTTGAGCGATGTTGCGTAAGGCAGGATCCATAGTATAGCAAGCAATCTGAAATCAAATTGCGACCGACAAAATCACGGCAAGGGAACAGCAGGCCAATGTACGAAACGACTTACGGCGACCGCGTCTTGAGGGGTGCTGAGGCGAGATTGATCGCGCATGCTGCGTGGAGATTCACCGACGACTTGCGCAATCATGTGCCGTCCGATGGCAGGGCTGATATGAACCGGGGCGACAGCGTCATCTTTGAAGCATTGTCGCCGGAACAGAAGATCGTGATGATCGACCGCGTCACTCTTTACTTACTCGATGAAACGGTCGATGCGCCTCCCTGCACGGCATTACTGGATGCGACGATCGCAGCGTTGTATCGACAGGTCTACGATTCGGTGAACATCGAGATCGATCTCGATCACACGTCGTCAACTTCAGGCCCAGAGGGAACCCTGGAGCGTGAACAGGTCATCGAGGCCTACCTCGTGAATGCGGACGTAGAGGATCCAGATTTCGAGGCACCGGACCCCGAGTGTCAGGACTTGAGCATTTGGCAAGGTATCATCGATAGTCTACGTGATCGAGTTCTGCAGGACGAAGATTGGCTTTTGGAATCTCCCCTGATGGATATCGATCCAGATGAATCTCATGCTGTTCGGCAAATCGCCGGGATCGATCGTGACTATTTCACTGACATCGCACCCGACGCGGACGTCGAGCAAGCCGCGTTGGCATGGAGCAATATGCTGAAGCGGCTCACGGGCGAGCGAGTAGAAACATGGCGTTTCGGAGGTCACATTCCTGGGCCGCTGGAGCAAGACTTGCCGCCGCCGCTCGATGTGCTGAGGTTTGATGACGAGAACGAATCGTTCCATGAAGAGCAGGTCTCTACGGCGGATTGGGAGCAACTCGAACCCGTCTTGCTGTCCGACGTGATTGAGGAAATGCAGTGCGGCAACAGTGAGTGGTCATCGTTCGTCAACAAGCGAACCGGAAAAGTCATCGGCCTGCCTGCGGATATTTTTTCCTACCTGGAGGATGAGGCGGCAGGTGATTCGACAGGTTATTTTGGCAATGGGACAGACGAGATGCTGCAAGAGGCCAGAGAGATCGAGGAGTCGAATGATTACGAGCCCCTGCCCAGTTCTTACGATATTCACGAATGGGAAATCATGCGTGAATTCTGTGAGTCGTTGCCGAATGAAGAAGATCGGGAGCAGCTTGAAAATGCGATTCACGGCAAAGGTGCCTTTCGCAAGTTCAAAGAAGCTGTCCGAGAACTGAGCATGGAGTTTGAATGGTTTCAGTTTCGTGACTGGAAATTCGAACTGATCGCAATTCGTTGGCTGGAAGAAAACTCGATTCAATGGGTGCGCGAGAGAGTTGCCCCGGACGAGCCTCCGTTCTGAGACCGTTCGCGAGGTGGGTTGTCAGCAATGTTGCAAGTGTCGCGAAACAGGCAAAGTGTTTCCGATCGCACCTGGAGCCGCTGCGGGGAGTATAATCGGAACTCCCGCCTGCCCTGCCTCGCTTCCCCGCCTTGCCGACGCTCCCGTGAACCTGATGAACGTCATCCTACGTTTGTTCTTGATCGTGCTGCCCATGGTTGCTAGCGCAGCAACTGTTTCCGCAGCAGAATCGTTTGAGTCGTTCTTGAACACACACTGCTTGCGGTGTCACGGGCCAGAGAAAGTCGAGAGGGACTTGCGGATCGACCAATTATCGCGTGATTTCAAAGTCGGAGCCGATAGCCATCTGTGGGCCGAGATTGTGGAGCGGATCAATGCGGGAGAGATGCCGCCCGCGGAAGAACCACAGCCCACGGAAGATGAGATTGCCAGTGTCGTCACGCAGCTTGATGCTCGCATCCGCGAAGGAAGGGCGGCGAGAATGGCGACTCGGCCACCGGTCGCACACTATCGTCTCAGTCGACGCGAATACCAAAACACCGTCTACGATTTACTCGGTGTTCGCTACGATCCGACTCAACCCGGTGAGCTGAATGCCGATCCTCTTTGGCAAGGTTACGAACGAATTGGCGCGTTGCTTTCATTGTCGCCGTCGCACGTGGAAAGGTACTACCGAGCGGCAGAGATCGTTTTGGATCGTGCGTTTCCTCAACAGTCGGTCACGTCACAAACCATTCGCAAAACGGCGGCTGAGATTCGTTACGGTGGCGGCAAGCAACAACAGGAATATCTCGATCGATTTGGCATCAAGCGTCCGCTTCGCGCCTTGATCTTTCCGGGACGACTACAAGCTGCGTTGCGTCCCAACTGGCTGGGACGCGTTGGGCCCGAACACAGTGGATTGTATCGTGCCAGAATACAGGTCAGCGGGATTCGCCCTCCCGGCGGCCAACGGGCACACTTGCGGATCGGCCAGAGCACGGGTGAAGCGACGAACGAAGGACTGATTGAACTGGATGTCTTGGCACCAGAGGACCAACCGGAGATCATTGAGTTCGAAGTGTTTTTAGAGATGCCCGCAAGTCTCGATTTCAACGTCGTTGTCACCGACATCATTTCACGAGACAAAGGTGGCCATCATCGCAACATCCTGGGCGGTTCCAACTACATCTTCACTCATACCAGTGAGACTCAGTTGTTGAATCCGACCGGACCCAAACTCTTTGATGAATCCGGCAACGGGATTTTTTCGTTCGTGTTGCTGGATTGGATCGAGTGGGAGGGACCGATCGAGAGCGACACCGAGCGGGCGACACGCGTCGGTTTGTTTCCGCCTAATGACGCTAGCCTGGACACGGTCACCGATCATTTGCAGCGATTCGCCCAGCGTGCTTGGCGACGTCCGGTCAATCCGACGGAGCTACAGCACTACCTCAATGCCTACGAGACGGAACTTGCCGCCGGTGAAAGCGTCTCGTCTGCGTATCGAGTTGCTTTGCTGGGCGTGCTGACCTCGCGAAACTTTGCCTACATCGTGGAGGGCGAGACTCAACCGCGTACACGATTGACCGACTGGGAACTGGCAACACGCTTGTCATACTTTTTGTGGAGTTCCATGCCCGACAACGAACTATTCGATGCGGCAGGCGGTGGAGCGTTGTCTGGAGACGAATTAGCCACGCAAGTGGATCGCATGCTGGCGGATCCCAAAGTCGATCGGTTCGTTAAAGATTTTCCGCGGCAATGGTTGCAATTGCATCGTTTGGGAATGTTTCCGCCCGATGGCAAGTTGTACCCAGACTATGACGTGTGGCTGGAAACCAGCATGCATGAAGAAGTCGTTCACTACTTTCGCGAGATGTTTACCGGTAACCTGCCCATCGACGCGTTCCTCAAGTCCGACTGGACGATGGTCAACCCGCGACTTTGCGAGTTTTACGGATTGCCCGAACCGAGCACCTCAGGCGTGCAGCGGGTGTCGTTGCGACAAGAGGACCATCGTGGCGGGCTGTTGACGATGGGTGCGATCCTCGGCCTGACCTCCGACGGCACTCGACATCGTCCGGTGCATCGTGGGGTCTGGGTTAGCGAAGCCATCTTTGGAAAAACGCCTCCGCCCCCGCCGGCAAATGTCGACCCGATCGAGCCGAATCCGCCCAGCAGTCCCAAGGCAACCATTCGACAGAAGATTGAAGCCCATGCGCAGAACGCGAACTGTGCCGCTTGTCATCGCAATGTCGATCCGCTCGGACTGGCATTCGATCAATTCGATGCGATTGGACAATGGCGAACACACGAACGAGTCGATCAAGGTACCGGCGAAGATCCGCCGGTGAATGCAAGTGGCGTCATGCCCGACGGTCGTGCATTCAGCGATGCGGAGCAATTCAAACAACTACTCCTGGACGACCGCGACTCATTCCTGAAAGCCTTCGTCGAACACCTGTGCACGTACGGTTTGCGTCGCGTCATGACGGTGGACGATCGTGAGGACATCCAGGCAATCGTGAACGAAGCAAAGCAAAACCACTATCAATTGAAAGACATCGTCCGCGCCGTCGCCTTGTCCGAACTGTTTCGGAAGCGTTAAGAGTCCCTCCAACTCCCTTGAGAACCTTGACATGAACCCATCCTGGATGATCGACCGGCGGCATGCCTTGCGTGGCCTGGGTAGCTTCATTGCCTTACCGCTGTTGAACTGCATGCGTCTCGCCGGCGCAGCGGAAGGGGAGACCCCACGACGAAGTGCATTCATCTACATTCCCAACGGCGTCAATACGCTCGACTATCAGATCACCTCGCCTGGTGAAGGATACGAGTTTTCGCGGTCACTGATGCCGTTGGAAAAGCATCGCGCCGTCATCACTCCGATCAGCGGGCTGCATCATCCGGGTGGATTGGGACATCATCACAACTGCCAAAAGATCTGGCTCACCGGAGGACATCTCGGTCCGACGGATCGCAATACCATTTCGGTCGATCAGCAAATGGCCGAGGTGACTTCACCGCATACGCGTTTTCATTCGTTGGAGATCGCCAACAAAGGCGAATCATTGGCGTGGACGGCGGACGGAATCCGGCTTCCCGGGATGAGCCGATGCAGCGAAATCTTTGCTCATCTGTTCGAGGAACCCAAGAACGGCACGGCAGCGCAACGCCGATCCCTGCGACGAAAGGTCAGCGTGCTGGACGCGAATTTGGAGGAAGTCCGCTCGCTGGAGCGAAAAATGGGGGTGGAGGACAAAGGGCGAATGAATCAGTACATGACTGCCGTTCGTGAAACCGAAATTCGCACCAAGCGCGCTGATGCTTGGTTGGATGTCCCTCGTCCAGAGATCTCTGACGCCGACCGAAAGCGTAATGAACGCGATGTCCCTCAAACGCAGGCGGGAGACTATTTCCGGACGGTTTACGATCTGATCATCTTGGCTTTTCAAACAGATGCGACGCGTGTGGTGACCTTCAGCAGTGGCTTGGAGGGTCAGGGGCTTGCGATTCCCGAGTTGGGGATTTCACAATCGCGTCACGAACTCAGCCATCACAATGGGGACGCAGGGCACATGGAAAAGCTCACACAGAGCGACACCTTCAGCGTCGAACAATTCAGCTACTTCCTGACGCGTCTGGCCGAGACACCTGATTTCAACGGGCGTCCTTTGTTAGACACGACCATGTCCTTGTTCGGCAGCGGCATGGCCTACGGTCACAGTCATGGCAACGCCAACTTGCCGCTGGTGTTGGCCGGTGGAACAGGTTGTGGGCTCATGCACGGCCGCCACGTGGATCTCAACCAAGGTCACTTTGACGGCTATCAACTCGATGAACCTGGCAAACACTACCACCTGTGTAGTCGACCGGCCAACAGTAATGCTCACATGAGCAACCTATTGTTGACGATGGCGCAGAAAATGGGTGTGGAGACGGATCGCTTTGGTGACAGCAACGGTGAATTGGATCTGTGATGCATCAAACAAAAATGATCCAGTCGCTTGCGTTTCACACAAGTCTAGCGTGCTTGATTTGTGTTTCGCTGTTTATCGGATCGCTACACGCCGAGGAACCGTACCGACCTAAGCCGGGTGAGTTTCCGAGTCTGGAGGAATCCAAAGCCTTCCGAGGCGAATTGGTCTTTGTCGATCATGTGAATCGACGAGGCAGCCTGCGACTGCATGTGGACGGCCACTACCAGGAAGGTCGACTTCATCATTTCGCCATGCTGCCCTATGGAATGATTCGCTACCGTGGTGCCCCTGCCGATTTGCGAGACATTCCCATTGGAACGGTTCTTTACGGTCGCTTTTTCTTGCCTCCCGATCCAAAGAACTCTGCTGTTCCCAATGGAAAGGGAAACGACAAAACTGCCCCGGCGGAAAATCACGCGATCCTGTTGGAAGACGGGCCGAGCCTTTGTTTGCGAGAAGGCAAATCTTGGAAGCTCAGGTCGGTCGACATCAAGAACGGCGAAGGTGATTTGGTCGCGAGCCTGCATCGAGAGGACGACGGCGATGGTTTGGGCGGCGAACATAAGTTGACCATCGACAGATCCACACGTATCTGGCGTGGACGGGAGCTACTGGGGACGGACGAACTGACGGCGGATGGGACTTGGCCTGCCGAGGGGCAAAAAGAACTGAGCGGTCAGCCTGTCCAGCTCGCTCTGACTTGGCATCCACGCTATCTCTACCAACAGTTTCATGTCGCCGACATTTGGCTCGATGAAACGGCCATGACGGTCGCGACAGAACGCGTTCGTCAGCGCCACATTCGACACATCCGAACGCGTTGGATGCCTGCGATGGTGGACTCCATCGAATACGGACAATTTGGTCACGCCATTGTGACGACAACCTTGTTCGGTGGCATCGACGAGTCACTCTACGCGGACTTCAAACCCGGCACCAGTGGCAAGATGGCTGCGGCGGAGGACACATTGCGGACTTGGTGGCCCGACCACGACGGAATGGACGGCATGATCGTCGGAGTCGACACATCACCACGGAATCCGCCGCTGGGTAGCAGTGGGATCCAAATCGGGTTCAAAGTCCCACTGATCTTGGAAGGTTTCCGGCCTGGACGAATCGTCCGCATTCGCGCTCAGGGCTGGCCCAATGTCAAACCGCCCGTCGAGGAGCGGGTGCGAGGTTTCGAGGACCGCTGGCCCAGCCCTGAGGTGTTTCAGGACTGACGCAGGGTTACAAGCCGACGTCACCCTGAACGGATTTCACAAGGAACCGCCCAGCATAAGGATGGTTTTTCGAACACGTCGATCGCTCAATCACCGCGTTTGAAACCTGATATTGGACGCCGGGATCTCTAGCCACTAGAATAAGGTCCACTCCCACCATGGCGATTCCCCCCCCCGAATCGCTCCGAGTCCCCCGCCTTTGACTCTCCAAACCATGCCACAACGTCTCGACGATCCTGCTGCGCGTTGGTTAAGAGAAGGATTCTCTCGACGCGGCGATATGACTTCCACGAGCGAGAGGGCGCAAGGGAAATTCTGGCGCATCCCATTACGGAGCTGGGGGATCGCTGCTGGATTCTTGATGGTTGTTCTCAGCATTCAAACTGTACGCGCAGAGACTCCGTCGGTTGATTTTGTCAACGACATCATGCCGGTGCTGACCAAGGCGAGTTGCAATACCGGCGTCTGTCATGCCAAGGCTGGTGGAGGTCAAAACGGATTCGAGCTTTCCTTGCTCGGATTTGAGCCCCAAGACGACTACACGCACTTGGTGCGAGGCGGTCGTGGGCGGCGTGTCTTTCCTGCCGCGCCCGAGCTGAGTTTGATTCTGCAAAAAGCGTCAGGCGAAATCCCTCACGGAGGTGGCATCCGACTGTCAAAAGATTCCAGTGGTTACCGACTGCTGCATCAATGGATTGAGCAGGGAATGCCAGCTTCCCCAGAAAACAACACCCAGGTCACCTCCGTGGAAGTTGACCCGCCCGCGGCAATCCTGAAACCCAAC from Stieleria varia carries:
- a CDS encoding DUF1552 domain-containing protein, producing the protein MNPSWMIDRRHALRGLGSFIALPLLNCMRLAGAAEGETPRRSAFIYIPNGVNTLDYQITSPGEGYEFSRSLMPLEKHRAVITPISGLHHPGGLGHHHNCQKIWLTGGHLGPTDRNTISVDQQMAEVTSPHTRFHSLEIANKGESLAWTADGIRLPGMSRCSEIFAHLFEEPKNGTAAQRRSLRRKVSVLDANLEEVRSLERKMGVEDKGRMNQYMTAVRETEIRTKRADAWLDVPRPEISDADRKRNERDVPQTQAGDYFRTVYDLIILAFQTDATRVVTFSSGLEGQGLAIPELGISQSRHELSHHNGDAGHMEKLTQSDTFSVEQFSYFLTRLAETPDFNGRPLLDTTMSLFGSGMAYGHSHGNANLPLVLAGGTGCGLMHGRHVDLNQGHFDGYQLDEPGKHYHLCSRPANSNAHMSNLLLTMAQKMGVETDRFGDSNGELDL